The Amphiura filiformis chromosome 13, Afil_fr2py, whole genome shotgun sequence genome segment gacaaaattttggaacattattgctcaaaacaggagcatttatttcaaatttgctaatcatgcctccatagattgatgtcaaacctacttcaagatagtaaagaaaaaaatctgagggagcaccttgacagttttttttttttttttttgtatgttacggacgttacatttgacataaaatgtaacgtccgtaacactaaattaacagtgtaggacgatacaggagtattcatttcaaacttgcttttcatgttcacatagaatggagtcagggcttgctcaatataaaacagaaaaaaataaaacacagaactgaatggagatttaaggatatgtaccatctgtcaaaatgGCAGGCACTTCTGCGTAACGTCCGTAATgctcgtttctaatttctgtagctagttaactaagaaagccaaaacaaaattgcttcattatatgTACTAGCAGCATAcaaagaaataaagtgttatcctaacagcaaacatgtgcgctattcacttaaaagttgcaagttgcatgtatctgtaacgtccgtaacggtggaattggccttttctagaatttcaaacacttcTCTATATTCTGAAATATCGCAGATTGCCTATCTGGTATCCAATCCATTACCGGATTTATAAAGAACCCCTTTTATCCAAGTATTGCAGATGGTGCAAATTAAATACGCCTATTTAATATGCATGGTTTAGTGAGGGGCTTGGGTTGAATATAATCTCCAATGAAAACTACACCGCGCGCTGACCATCCATGTCTTatataatagctgccttatacttttatttttgttttactttcttCTTTATTCTTTAGTGACGATGATCAGATCCGTCCCAATAAATATGCCAGCATCTCTCAAAGGACACACAAAATGGGAAGTCTACCTAAGGCCTCACAGGTGTAAATATTGCAAACGATTTTTCCATGATGTAAGACAACATCTCCGTCACCGCCGTCGTCATGAGCAGCAGATTCATCATTACTGGTATACCTGCAAGAAGAAACTAGCTCCAGCCCACCCAAGGGAACTACCAATTCCTACAGATAATACAGTTGATGTTCAGGAGCAAATTCACACCAAAGATGAGAGACCTTACAAATGCCAATATTGCAATgaagaatttaaatattttgGAGTCTGCACCATACATCAACATACTCATACCATACATCAACAGACTCATGATATAGGGAAGCCTTACAAATGTCATTATTGCAAGATGGGCTTCACACTATCTAGCAGCTTCCTAAATCATGTACAAGTTCATATCAATGatgagaagccttacaaatgccaaTATTGCGGGAAAGGCTTCGGACAATCTGCACACTTGAAATGTCATGAAATAACTCATACAAAGCTAGTATCTGACTCACATGTATGCCAGTACTGCAATGAACGCTTTAAATATATTGGAGATCTCACCACACATCAACTGACTCATgacaaagagaagccttacaaatgccaaAACTGCATGATGGGCTTCTCACAAGCTAGCAGCTTAAAAAATCATGAACGAATTCATAAGAACCAGCAGCCTGATGAATGCTTCAACACATCATGTACTAGGAAAATACATGAAGGAACACATACCAATGAGAAGCATGATTTTATATGTAAATACTGTTATAAAGGCTTTACATCGAATTCCAActtaaaatgtcatgaaaagcTTCATACTATAGAGGTTTACAAATGCCAATTCTGCAATGATGTGTTTGACTTACACATTGATATGAAAGTacatgaaaaaattcacattaaaAAACCAGTTCACATAATATGCCAAACAGCTCCGAGTCACACTCAAAGATTAATACAAGCTCCGAGTCAAAAGCAAATATTTGTAGCTCCGAGTCAAAAGCAAATATTTGTAGCTCCGAGTC includes the following:
- the LOC140167996 gene encoding uncharacterized protein, giving the protein MIRSVPINMPASLKGHTKWEVYLRPHRCKYCKRFFHDVRQHLRHRRRHEQQIHHYWYTCKKKLAPAHPRELPIPTDNTVDVQEQIHTKDERPYKCQYCNEEFKYFGVCTIHQHTHTIHQQTHDIGKPYKCHYCKMGFTLSSSFLNHVQVHINDEKPYKCQYCGKGFGQSAHLKCHEITHTKLVSDSHVCQYCNERFKYIGDLTTHQLTHDKEKPYKCQNCMMGFSQASSLKNHERIHKNQQPDECFNTSCTRKIHEGTHTNEKHDFICKYCYKGFTSNSNLKCHEKLHTIEVYKCQFCNDVFDLHIDMKVHEKIHIKKPVHIICQTAPSHTQRLIQAPSQKQIFVAPSQKQIFVAPSQKQIFVAPSHMQRLTQSPIQILAQSHIQRVAQSPTYTQVLATGQIYIQRLVPAAEKLSNGNISAESIKEKNHFSCQYCAKNFQQ